Sequence from the Eriocheir sinensis breed Jianghai 21 chromosome 63, ASM2467909v1, whole genome shotgun sequence genome:
ctgtggctgctgctgctcctgcgtCAGTACCGGGTTGTTTGGCCTGTAGTCTCCGTTGCAGGTTATTCTGGAGAGTAAAACAATTCTTCttaagttagaaaaaaaaatccgtagTTAATATCAATACTACGTCTGTATATCACATGGACCACTTCAAAAGAAAACGTGAGGGCCGGGAATGAGTTTTGATTATCCGTGTCTTGTGCTGTCGCCTGcttttttaaacgtcgtattagtcaTTAGCGATAACGTGGCTGATTCGTCTCTTTATACCCGTTCTTCAAGGCGTGGCTCGTTGGCTTCGTtgattttttatataactttttacgagtgagtttgtaatatgtcgccGAAACTGTGACAACCCAACGATCCTATCCAACTCCGTCCCCAAAAATGAAGTTAAAAAGCCAGACTAGCCACACAACTATTGCTAAACTAATACGACGTTCAAAAACCCTGGCGTGCTGTGACCAAGCCTCGCATACTGACCATCTTGCGCATAGTGGCCGCCAGCTGGGTCCGTAAGTGGCGCCGCtcctgctccgcctcctcctgggCCAGCAGAGCCACGTTCAGGGCCGCCGTCACGCTctgccacacaaacacaaaaacataaACCATTTTAGAACGGCCATAGCGTAGGGTAtaggggcaaattttccgtggatcttcagtcaaaccacgatttcccctggcgtggttctcatatttccgtggttttctgacgtgtccaaaATTTTCCTgagctacggtagagttccttgaaggacgacggtattactcaccatcatcatcagcagcaataccaagaaacaaatgagaactaatccagcggaaatcgtggtttgactgaagatccacggaaagtttgcccagtgtaatagccccttaaggtaGCAGCAAAGCGTTGGATAGCATGGGATAGGATGGTAGTCCTCAAACTATTCTTACCAGCGAATCAGTTTTTATATTGACCTAGCGAGGTTTTTTTACAAGCCCTTTAACAATTGGGCCCTTTAataattgacccctcttttggattctttacaggagcagcaagtagcgggcttttttttttattgctgtttccttttttgtgtgcccttgtgctgtctcctttgatgtaaaaaaaaaaatactaagaatTGTGTGCCTCCCGTCTATGGTGTATAGTGCTTGGACAGGAGGCAAGCTGGTCTAAACCGACATGATGTGGCTTATATTGCCTTAAGGGCCGTCAAGTAtcatgtatcaagacacctctccatccaaaattgacgtcactcttctctactttcttctatAGGAGCATTGTTAgggggcttttttgtttttatttatttttgcccttgagccccTTCCCTgacctccttcctttactgtcaaAAAATTCATGCGTGCCAGTCGAGGCCGCAGTGACCCACCTTGATCTGGTCGTCCTTGGCCCGCAGTTGGCTGATGAGGTGAGGCTTGGCGGCGGCATCCGAGTGGTGCACCGCAGACCGCTCCACCGCCCGACGCATCTCCTCCACCTCGCGCTCCTTGTGGCCGATCTGGGGCATaagttggtattgtcagatgctcccgcccctcacaccaagtatttccaaaggccaaaaaggaggttaatcgagttctaatgagtgttcttttaggttcacggtacagaagaaggctcagactaccaccagggtcataaaagtacccctggaaatgccctaaattcccacgaaagactagtaaattacgtgttcttggacccagaaatgtttaaaaatatggcccataAGGTGCTTATTAGTCAACTTGGCAGACTCATTGTCGTGTTATTTAAAGAACGATTCGACTGAGGGAAGCAAGCTGGCGAACATTAGCGTCGCGATCACTCTGTCACGACTATTTTTGTCTTGCCTCGTGGTGAAGGACTATCGAAGTATTGTTATAGATGAAAATAACTCGTTTTGGTAAGTCAGTGAAGTCAAacggccagtttcacagttccccatgacgggttagtaagctcccaaaccaataccagagccttcgaaatttccttgtatagtgtctggtgtttatatttaagttcacaaatttgatgaaactatacaggaaaagtcttgtgtatttagtgtggcatcgaagacctcaccattttggattgtgtGGGATTCTattgtttggttcgggctgttacgaagacactgtgttggactgtgaaaccggctcaTATCCTTTATCCTCACCTCCCCCTCGCTGGCCGCCACCCTCTGTGTAGCAGCCACCAGCCTCTTCTGCAGCAGATGGTTCTTCTTCAGCAGGTCGTATTTGCTCGGGTCAGACGCCTGCAGGAGACATACTCAGTAAAATAAGTGTGTTTCGTCAAGGATGAGTATACGCTCGTGTCTATAGAAGTACAATGTGACTAGTAAGCGTGTATTTTAGTTACTGTGGCTCATTTAAATGGAAGCTATTCACCAGCGCCTCTGTTTTTTTAAGATTGGTGCTGATAAGACGAACAGTTGATAAGAAAGCACCGCCAAACAGCACGTACACACGAGATGTCATCCCTTACGCCACGGAGCCCTGACTCACTCTCTCGTGCTGCTCGGCCAAAACAAACCTTCAGCGTGGTCCAGCGGTGAGACTTTTCCCGGCGTATGATTTCCTCCTCCAGCACCGCCCTCTTGTTCTGCGACGCGATGAGCTCCCTCTGTAGGCGCACCAGCTCCACCTTGAGGGCCTCCACCAGCTTCACGTGCCGCCCCAGCACCTGCCGCTCGTCTCTGTGTGTATCAAAGAGTTCTTGTACCCATACGACTCTGCACCAGCTTGGACATGATTTGGTTattggcccatattctcaaatacttcggggcttacacacccacatttggcaagggtttcgtagaggttgtgttagtatttccataggtagttttctTTAGTATTGCCTGTACCCATGAGTGATTTACATGACCAAATCTTTCTTCCCTGTGTGTCAaaggcccgtattcttaaacatttccgggCCTACACACCCatacttgataaggctttcgtagaggttgtgttagtatttctatgggtagttttaagagcctagtgatagtttgacaaggtttctgcatcGTGAATGagaaaaaactcatgagaacccaacctTTGTGACTTTTTGGAATATTTGTTGTGAGTCGAAAGCGTCCATAATGAAGCTCATCGGCCTTACCTGAGAGAGTTGACCTCGTTGGTGAGGGTCGTGATGTCCTGCAGGCGGTTGTTGTAGTCCTTGTCGCCCTTGTGAAGGACGTGCTCCAGCAGCTTGACCCGCTCCCTCAACGCCCGCACTTCGTCGTTGCGTCTCGCCAGCTGCGTCGTCACCACCGCCCGCCCCTCCTGACCCTGCAACACCCGCGGCAACACAGCAAAGTCAAGTCTCTGTTTTATGGCACTTAGGTTGTGTAGCGCCTGATCAATTGGCACTTAGGGTTACATTTCGACAATCAACGACATTCGacaattttttttgtttctttttgtgtgcccttgagccatctcctttgttgtaaaaaagaaaaaaaatcaagttattTGGATGATTGGGTGTAGATACTTATAGTTTGGCGCTGCCGGTCTCACGTAACATACAAAGACTTATAACTATAACGATTAGAAAGTGTACGGCCTGGACTTTGAATGTTTGCTAAAGTTAATTTTTTTATGGCGATCAGGAGGTTCATTGCCTGGTTTTACAACACTTACATTAAAATACCCAAAACACTTAAGCTCTAAGGAGGAATATGGCCCGAGTCTATAGCTCTTACCTAACTTTGATATTGAGATTATTTACCTATCTACCAAATTAAGATACTACTCGGCTGTTTTTGTAATCAGTGTAAGGAATATAATCCATGCAAGGTGTTACAATTTCGTTTTCTATATTCAGTTCCCAAAACGTTAATTTCTTTCGTCCATAAAAGTCGCTGAGGACCCTGACAGCCTGTACCTCCTCGATCTCTTTGAGCAGGTCCTTGTTCGAGGCGTCCTGCTGGTGGAGGAGCCGCGTCAGGGCCACCTTCTCCGCCACGGCGTACTGCACCGCCCGCTGTCGCTCGTCCGCCACGCTCCGAGCCGCGTTCTCCCCCGCCTTCAGCTGCTCCGCCAGACGTTCCAGCATTGACACCTCTGTTCCGGGCGAAagtaagggtcgtattttaaaacatttcgtcgcccaagttcacatatttgacaaggctttcgtaggagcttggggcatttcctggagttgttttatggccctggtggtagtttgacccttcctctgtaccgtgaacctaaagaaacactcattagaacccgactggccccctctttgacgtttagaaatactgatgtaagaagcgaaagTGTCATAATACCACCCTAAGTAATATGCACCCCGGCCACCCACCTGCACCAAGCTTCTGGATGTCGGTGTCTCTGGTGTTGAGGTTTTGCTGTAGCTTCGTCACCAGATACCCGGCCTTGCGCGCTTCCTCCAGCAGCTCCTCTTTCTCCGTCTGTGTggcgatgagagaggagaaagaaagattagtGCAGAAACAGGACTGGTATGAAGATGCTTGccccaaaataaagaaagagaggaagaggaggaaaatctcGCTTTTTATTCGTCACGATGTCAATATTTCGGTCATTTTAATCGATATTTAAAAAAGAAACAGGTActtcgagggaaaggaaggtcacGATGTCAATATTTCGGTCATTCTAATCGATATTTTAAAAAGAAACAGATActtcgagggaaaggaaggggcgcTTCTTATACCCTGACGTTGCGAAGCTGTCGGCTCAGGATGAAGTTGTCGGTCTTGAGGGCGTCCGACAGGGAGTTGACCTGCTGTAGGTTGGTCTGCGTGGCGGCCTGGGTGTGAAGCAGCCTCTCCACCTCCCGCCCCtgcgcctccgcctcctccaccagcTCCACCACCTTCGTTTCCAGTCGCGACGTCTCCTCAACTTGTCTGCGTCCACCCAAACCCAATAATGTATAAAACTGACTTTCcttactccacctcctcatcatcgtcatcaacatcattaacatgcattttcattgttattatgaTCATCGGAAAGGCCTATTTTAGTAAATTAGCGTGAATAACTACTTCACTTAGAGATATCCTTCACGTTAACTAGATATAAAAGGCCTATATATGTTCCCCTTTTTTGTAGAACTCTtatgaagaaaacaaatcaaTAGAAAAATTCATAGAAAAAGCATGACTAATACCTAAATGAGTATATTTCTTATGTTCTCCATGCAAATGAACCTTGATTTGTTTACACCACCCAAAAGAGTCTCCATTCCTAGCCTTAAATGCGCCTTGAGTTCCAAACAGTATTCAGAGGAGCCTCGAATCCCTAATGAGAGGCCTCGAATCCTTCACCTGTCCTTGGCGCGCTGGAGGGTGTTGATGAGGCGATCCTGTTTGGACAAGTCCCGGGAGGTGCGCGCCAGATCCCTCTCCGCGTTCTGCCGCTCCACCTCCCGGATGTGGACGAGGCCGGAGTGCTTCTGGATGGTGcctgaaggagtggagggaggtgagggTATACGTGTGGCGTGGTGGACAAGTTATATAGGTTAATGGTGTCACTCTCTCCGCCtgtatgttgtttttgtttctccttgTCGTAATATTACATTTCTACCACTAttattgttgctactactactactactgccaccaccactaccactgctactactactactacttctactgcacacacacaccttgagccTTGACGTACGCCCTGTGCAAGACGTCCCTCTCTCGCTTCAGTTTCTCAGCTTGCCGCGTCGACCTCTGCCGCTGCCTCGTCTCCGTCACCACCTGCTTTTCCAACACCTGaaggaggaaataggtaactCGCCGCCATCGAAGTAGAAGGTCACACGAAGCTTGCAGTCTCACACAAGTCGCGTTTTTACCTTAATTTACCCTTTTTCCCGCTTAAGAGTGATCTAGCGACGGTCGTTCTTGATATAGCACTGGTTTTGTTATAAGGAACGTGACACTGCGATAGACTTGAGATTTAAACGCATTCCCTCCAAGATTACTATTGTTATATCCTCTAAGATTAATCAAGTAACATCCTCGAGAAATGTCTGAAAATGTATTGCATTGATCTCGCCACAACAAGCTCTTCATTGCTCTATAATCGAAGTTAGAACGCATTTGCTTCAAGATTATATTATTGTAACATCCTTCAAGAATATTCAAGTAACATCCTCGAGAAATATCCGAAAATGTATTGCACTGATCTCGTCACAACAAGCTCTTCATTGCTCTATAATCGAAGTTAGAACGCATTTGCTTCAAGATAATTATTGTAACATCCTTCAAGAAAATTCAATAACATCCTCGAGAAATATCTGAAAATGTATTGCATTGCTCTATAATCGAAGTTAGAACGCATTTGCTTCAAGATAATTATTGTAACATCCTTCAAGAATATTCAATAACATCCTCGAGAAATATCTGAAAATGTATTGCACTGATATCGTCACAACAAGCTCTTCATTGCTCTATAATCGAAGTTAAAACGCATTTGCTTCAAGATTATTATTGTTACAGCCTTCAAGAATATTCAATAACATCCTCGAGAAATATCTGATCATGTATTGCACTGATCTCGTCATAACAAACTTGCCGGCACTCTATACTATGAAGTCGATGTCTTGATTTCAACACCCACCTTGGTCTGACCGCGGAGATTCTTCACCTGAACCTCTACGTCCGCCCGCCGCTGCACGTGCCGCCTCACAGTCTTCTCCAGCTGGTCATACTGCCTCCTCGCCGTCGACGACTCCTTCTGCAGCTTCACCagatcctcctccttcagctgtgTGGTGGTTTAGAAAAGTCAAGTAACgttatttttcatcctctctctctctctctctctctctctctctctctctctctctctctctctctctctctctctctctctctctctctctctctctctctctctcaccttcacaaCTGTCGTGGTCTCCTTGTAGGCTGTCTCCACCCTCGATAACACTCGGGTACGCCCCTCCACATCCTTCTTCAGccgcgccgcctcctccttcgcttcctccagGAGTCGCGCCATgctgtccctctcctcctgtcaCCCGTAAGACGAAACACAGTGGTCCACATTCTTAAACGCATCGGGCTCCTATCACGACTGTTTTTAAAgaccacagagaaggttaaccgggttttcatgggtgatttgcccgttcaaggcgcagaggtcgtgtaaaattaTCACTAGGACCGTTAAGCAGTCCATGAAaaacccagcaacttctacgagaggcttttcaaacaggcgaattggcgatacgtttaagaatacggactttAAGACATTATCAAGGAGGCGGAGGTCACTATTTAACATGTCACGTATCTGTTTACATCGACGGTTGACTGAGAACCTTCTGCGTCTCCAGTGACTTGGTCTTCTCCTCCACCAGGGCGTGAAGCTTCCTGACGAAGGTCTGAAGATTTGTCATCTCCTGGTCTGTTCCCTCAGCAGCCTCATACTGGGCCCTCAGCTCCCCTTCCagccactccctctccctctgttccttctccaCGGCCTCCGTCAGTGTCTGGTTGTCCCTTGAGGAGAGCACAGTAAGCAGGTAAATTAGTAAATCTGTGAGGTGAACATTGATTCTCATCCTCCTGTCTTATGGAGTTATGTTAAAATAGTATAAACGTATTGCAAAGTGCTGATACATTCTAGTCATTAATATATGGTTTGTGGATTCTTATGTTACGTATTTCTAAACCAAACAAGCCTCCGTGCGTTCTTGTGCACATGCGATCACTGGACTTGGCTCAATATACATTTAAAACAACGCATTTGAACAACTTTGCGAAAACAAGACCAATCTCAGAAGTATGTTATGACTTGTGAcgcgatggcggtggtggtggtgtcggcggcGAGGAGAGGCAAGTACCTGGTGAGAGTTTCGATGCGCTTTTCGAGGTCTCGTCGCGCCAGGAGGGCTTCGGCGCGGGGGATGGAGGTGGCCAGTTGCTGGGTGAGGCCCGTAACTTGCTCCTTAGCGGCGGCTGTCTCGGCGCGGGACTGCTTCAGcttctcctccagctcctccacgGTGACCCTACGAGAGAGTGATCGACTGACTGTTGTACTGACCCGTATAGGAAAGGTGATTAAGCAACGATTTTTCTTGGTATATATTGTCATAGGAAACTCATTTGCTGTATAGTCGAGGTTAAAACGCCTTTCCCTCAAGTTTATTATTGTTACATTCTTCAAGATTAATCAAGTAACATCCACGAGAAATATACTGATATACAAATGTACTAATGATAATGGTTTATAATTAAGAGTTAGTAGCCATGAACTAATTTGCGAGGAAACTTATATGAGTGACTAAATGGTGGACTAGACCGTATGGG
This genomic interval carries:
- the LOC126986793 gene encoding cilia- and flagella-associated protein 58-like, whose protein sequence is MRGGARLYGNGDALTHLAGPKTYHATNPHRFLHWALNTIYLQEASSEGKEEAPAVSTTNANASEGDETVTVEELEEKLKQSRAETAAAKEQVTGLTQQLATSIPRAEALLARRDLEKRIETLTRDNQTLTEAVEKEQREREWLEGELRAQYEAAEGTDQEMTNLQTFVRKLHALVEEKTKSLETQKEERDSMARLLEEAKEEAARLKKDVEGRTRVLSRVETAYKETTTVVKLKEEDLVKLQKESSTARRQYDQLEKTVRRHVQRRADVEVQVKNLRGQTKVLEKQVVTETRQRQRSTRQAEKLKRERDVLHRAYVKAQGTIQKHSGLVHIREVERQNAERDLARTSRDLSKQDRLINTLQRAKDRQVEETSRLETKVVELVEEAEAQGREVERLLHTQAATQTNLQQVNSLSDALKTDNFILSRQLRNVRTEKEELLEEARKAGYLVTKLQQNLNTRDTDIQKLGAEVSMLERLAEQLKAGENAARSVADERQRAVQYAVAEKVALTRLLHQQDASNKDLLKEIEEGQEGRAVVTTQLARRNDEVRALRERVKLLEHVLHKGDKDYNNRLQDITTLTNEVNSLRDERQVLGRHVKLVEALKVELVRLQRELIASQNKRAVLEEEIIRREKSHRWTTLKASDPSKYDLLKKNHLLQKRLVAATQRVAASEGEIGHKEREVEEMRRAVERSAVHHSDAAAKPHLISQLRAKDDQIKSVTAALNVALLAQEEAEQERRHLRTQLAATMRKMNNLQRRLQAKQPGTDAGAAAATGTTAAGAATSTSAAPPSTATAGGATTTAAGTTTRRGQETDTA